The following proteins come from a genomic window of Streptomyces sp. NBC_01716:
- the eccB gene encoding type VII secretion protein EccB translates to MASRRDELNAYTFAKRRLIAQFVQPNSTGSEEGAPRPLRGVVPGMIVAVVILAVFGAWGMFKPVAPKQWDTPGENVIIASKSTTRYVVLKTDGKVQLHPVLNMSSAKLLLNPDKGKVINVDESVLDNGKIPHGATLGIPYAPDRLPDGKEAGAAKRWAVCERPGEGGRAIEKAAFVFAEREQKKTEGANKLTGGELMFVEAPDETRYIVDRTGKAYETAEDELLLRQLVGDDREPQRVSAAWLDTMHKGDSVDFPEIDGVPGVDAGVGGDLDPELDKIGTILTATDGTKNQKYVVLAERVAPVSDFTAKLLLSSRDLIEVGQDGEATSVSAATFSPGAPFGQDKDWPESSPDAVNSASTSEGSRNTVCNVLREVDADSGETTLSTWAGSGFPATLATGATSAYVTPGSGQLFRQFTGDTTKSGFLFLVTDTGLRYAMQSNGDNATDNSGIGESGSEKDKQTGRAEVRKAQNRLGYQNVDAAPVPAAWSSFLPTGPRLSTGAAGQPQGS, encoded by the coding sequence ATGGCATCACGACGGGACGAACTCAACGCCTACACCTTCGCGAAGCGAAGGCTGATCGCGCAGTTCGTGCAGCCGAACTCGACCGGCTCCGAGGAAGGTGCGCCCCGCCCGCTGCGCGGAGTGGTACCCGGGATGATCGTCGCCGTGGTGATCCTCGCGGTCTTCGGTGCGTGGGGGATGTTCAAGCCGGTGGCCCCCAAGCAGTGGGACACGCCGGGCGAGAACGTCATCATCGCCAGCAAGTCCACCACCCGTTACGTGGTGTTGAAGACCGACGGCAAGGTCCAGCTTCACCCAGTACTCAACATGTCGTCGGCCAAGCTCCTCCTGAATCCGGACAAGGGCAAGGTCATCAACGTCGACGAGTCCGTGCTGGACAACGGCAAGATCCCGCACGGCGCCACCCTCGGCATCCCCTACGCCCCCGACCGGCTGCCCGACGGCAAGGAGGCGGGGGCAGCGAAGCGCTGGGCCGTCTGCGAGCGCCCCGGGGAGGGCGGCCGGGCGATAGAGAAAGCGGCGTTCGTCTTCGCGGAGCGCGAGCAGAAGAAGACCGAGGGCGCGAACAAGCTGACCGGCGGTGAGCTGATGTTCGTGGAGGCCCCCGACGAGACCCGCTACATCGTGGACCGGACCGGCAAGGCGTACGAGACCGCCGAGGACGAACTGCTGCTCCGTCAGCTGGTCGGCGACGACCGGGAGCCGCAGCGCGTCTCCGCCGCGTGGCTGGACACGATGCACAAGGGCGACTCCGTCGACTTCCCCGAGATCGACGGAGTGCCAGGCGTCGACGCGGGAGTCGGGGGCGATCTGGACCCCGAGCTCGACAAGATCGGCACCATCCTCACCGCGACGGACGGCACCAAGAACCAGAAGTACGTCGTCCTGGCGGAACGGGTCGCCCCGGTCTCCGACTTCACCGCGAAGCTCCTGCTCAGCAGCCGTGACCTGATCGAGGTCGGCCAGGACGGCGAGGCCACATCGGTGAGCGCCGCGACCTTCAGCCCCGGCGCCCCGTTCGGGCAGGACAAGGACTGGCCGGAGAGCAGCCCCGACGCCGTCAACTCCGCGAGTACGTCGGAGGGAAGCCGTAACACCGTGTGCAACGTGCTGCGCGAGGTGGACGCGGACAGCGGCGAGACCACACTCAGTACCTGGGCGGGCAGCGGCTTCCCCGCGACCTTGGCGACAGGGGCCACCAGCGCGTATGTCACGCCCGGATCCGGCCAGCTCTTCCGTCAGTTCACGGGGGACACGACCAAGTCCGGCTTCCTCTTCCTGGTGACGGACACCGGCCTGCGGTACGCGATGCAGTCCAACGGCGACAATGCGACGGACAACTCGGGGATCGGCGAATCCGGCTCGGAGAAGG
- the eccE gene encoding type VII secretion protein EccE yields the protein MRTAMRERNGRTSGQVPGTSPSSRRQRRNGRGVGAPLPSSATPAPRPVPATTTLRPLSRTSHVGPFQLRQLVLVEVALALAAVGVVLGGLWLVPTITVGCVLLLFAVVRRRGHAVQDWLGTVLSLRARRRAAGPAAVDVDPSLAPVAESVPALRPYTYVDRDRRTVGMVGDGGFLTAVVRVEASGSALRPAFGARALPLSLLGGALEVDDIRLESVQLVQQVRSAPAPHLPQQSVARLSYVPLQEKTGAPAMRLTWVAVKLAPELCREAVDARGGGVEGAQRCLVRVADHVASRITGAGFRAVVLDQEELNSTVATSACASPVQAALAGRPDAAPTRRTAETARVWRCDDRWHTTYAVGRWPELGRGAAPLPKLVSLLTATPAYATTFSLTLRRGTRLGAMTVQGHVRITGGSDTELVGVRRLLEQAARSAKVGLVRLDREQLPGALATLPLGGAR from the coding sequence ATGCGTACGGCGATGCGCGAGCGCAACGGGCGGACTTCCGGACAGGTCCCTGGCACCTCGCCGTCTTCCCGGCGGCAACGTCGCAACGGCCGCGGCGTCGGCGCCCCGTTGCCTTCCTCGGCCACCCCGGCACCGCGCCCCGTCCCCGCGACCACCACGCTGCGTCCGCTCTCCCGCACCAGCCACGTCGGCCCCTTCCAGCTACGGCAGTTGGTGCTCGTGGAGGTCGCTCTCGCGCTGGCAGCCGTGGGCGTCGTGCTCGGCGGGCTGTGGCTCGTCCCCACCATCACCGTCGGCTGCGTGCTGCTGCTCTTCGCCGTCGTACGGCGCCGCGGCCACGCCGTCCAGGACTGGCTCGGCACCGTCCTCTCCCTCCGTGCGCGCCGGCGTGCCGCGGGGCCCGCCGCGGTAGACGTCGATCCGTCGCTGGCCCCGGTCGCGGAGAGCGTCCCGGCGCTGCGCCCGTACACGTACGTCGACCGGGACCGCCGCACCGTCGGGATGGTCGGTGACGGGGGCTTCCTCACGGCGGTCGTACGGGTGGAGGCGAGCGGGTCCGCGCTGCGGCCCGCCTTCGGGGCGCGGGCGCTGCCGCTGTCGCTCCTGGGCGGCGCCCTGGAGGTCGACGACATCAGGCTGGAGTCCGTGCAGTTGGTGCAGCAGGTGCGTTCGGCGCCCGCGCCGCATCTGCCGCAGCAGTCGGTGGCGCGGCTCTCGTACGTCCCTCTTCAGGAGAAGACCGGCGCCCCGGCCATGCGGCTGACATGGGTGGCGGTGAAGCTCGCCCCCGAGCTGTGCCGCGAGGCGGTGGACGCGCGCGGGGGCGGCGTCGAGGGCGCCCAGCGTTGCCTCGTACGAGTGGCGGACCACGTGGCGAGCCGGATCACCGGAGCGGGGTTCCGGGCCGTCGTGCTGGACCAGGAGGAGCTGAACTCCACCGTCGCGACGTCGGCCTGTGCCAGCCCCGTACAGGCCGCCCTCGCCGGCCGCCCCGACGCCGCGCCGACGCGGCGTACGGCGGAGACGGCGCGTGTCTGGCGGTGCGACGACCGGTGGCACACGACGTACGCGGTGGGCCGCTGGCCCGAGTTGGGGCGCGGGGCCGCGCCGCTGCCCAAGCTGGTGTCGCTGCTCACCGCCACCCCGGCGTACGCGACGACCTTCAGCCTCACCCTCCGGCGCGGCACCCGTCTGGGAGCCATGACGGTGCAGGGCCACGTACGGATCACCGGCGGCAGTGACACCGAGCTGGTCGGCGTGCGGAGGCTGTTGGAGCAGGCCGCTCGTTCGGCGAAGGTGGGCCTCGTGCGCCTCGACCGGGAGCAACTGCCCGGGGCCCTGGCCACACTTCCGTTGGGAGGCGCCCGATGA
- a CDS encoding DUF397 domain-containing protein: MGTKEEKDELYALDISGVEWLSAPGTSEDEERVEIAHLPGGAVAMRSSVDPDTVLRYTEAEWRAFVLGARDGEFDIR, from the coding sequence ATGGGGACCAAAGAGGAGAAGGACGAGCTGTACGCCCTCGACATCTCTGGCGTCGAGTGGCTCAGCGCCCCCGGCACGAGCGAGGACGAGGAGCGGGTCGAGATCGCGCATCTGCCCGGCGGAGCGGTGGCGATGCGATCGTCAGTGGATCCCGACACGGTGCTGCGGTACACCGAAGCGGAATGGCGGGCGTTCGTACTGGGCGCGCGTGACGGGGAATTCGACATCCGATAG
- a CDS encoding SCO5717 family growth-regulating ATPase translates to MNGDRDEIRGDWNNPVDDQSDAEPAEMTGEFTIDYTPPAWYTQNAPGDTSGDGAGQPSSTPGPPPPSGAPVAVPGLPAGSGYEPNWPHRQPPPSIPAQSAPLSPSVDPVLPAASPVTRPPSAAPAADAGAPEPFAQPFGAGDLESGATMRFSPAALKREMAEIDAAKEVAKAADDEGAAHADDDTDTDTDGDGGKVSGGADDTDAGAGAGTGPGAGPDLDLDLGEAAEDKTRRGEDRADDADDEDKDGSYLLSPSVNSGVDEPFGSSDSSTEPDAHGDSHAAADADSDPRSISDSVSESESESEEPADVSDAVGGADISDDVQDRTIEPTDAVDEPADSVPTNEPSDAVPPLDTPAAPPAPALPWTPSPAASDSGLPPLPPAFQPAAPAPAPQWPAERPSASQSQSVSQSQPSQHQLPPAAPSQSGPPAESPWARPATPATPATPAATAQQSGYGFPQPGQQGHPAGAPANAGPNAPYAKSGYGFPQTGQQSQPGQPGQPGHQGPQQGYGFPQPGPAGQPGQPGQAAQPAPYVPVQQSPQAPHTPQTPPAQPQQPQTPNLPAPASQTPNLPAQQQQPYQQPQHPQGAAPDGAQGPVPGAAPGSAPGAPPMDPRSGAGWPTAMAHDQRERSMPGAPLGYTAAVELSSDRLLRNNKQKAKSSRTPSAASRFRIGAKKEEAERQRKLELIRTPVLSCYRIAVISLKGGVGKTTTTTALGATLATERQDKILAIDANPDAGTLGRRVRRETGATIRDLVQAIPYLNSYMDIRRFTSQAPSGLEIIANDVDPAVSTTFNDEDYRRAIEVLGKQYPIILTDSGTGLLYSAMRGVLDLADQLIIISTPSVDGASSASTTLDWLSAHGYAELVQRSITVISGVRETGKMIKVDDIVQHFQTRCRGVVVVPFDEHLSAGAEVDLDMMRPKTRDAYFNLSALIAEDFARAQQQQGLWTADGNPPPHLAPPMPGHQGQPQHGQPQGQYPGQPGQPGQQVPGQPPYGQPPYGQPQMPGQYGHGQAPGQAPGGAPGQPPAPGQQPHGAGPGQQYHPQQPYPQQQGWQQSLPSQAQSSGSPAGLPPGQYPGQQPGQPGQPHQPAHPGQSAQPGQAGQPELQGPVPPAGWPQQEPPQAPPAPQQ, encoded by the coding sequence GTGAACGGCGATCGGGACGAGATCCGTGGGGACTGGAACAATCCCGTCGATGATCAGTCCGACGCGGAGCCCGCCGAGATGACGGGTGAGTTCACCATCGACTACACCCCGCCGGCCTGGTACACGCAGAACGCCCCCGGGGACACGTCGGGCGACGGGGCGGGCCAGCCGAGTTCCACCCCGGGGCCGCCGCCTCCGAGCGGGGCTCCGGTGGCCGTGCCGGGGTTGCCCGCAGGAAGTGGGTACGAGCCGAACTGGCCGCACCGGCAGCCTCCGCCGTCGATCCCCGCGCAGAGCGCGCCCCTGTCACCGTCCGTCGATCCGGTACTGCCTGCCGCGTCTCCTGTGACGCGGCCGCCCTCCGCCGCTCCAGCGGCCGACGCCGGGGCGCCGGAGCCGTTCGCGCAGCCTTTCGGCGCGGGCGATCTGGAGAGCGGGGCGACCATGCGCTTCTCCCCCGCCGCGCTGAAGCGCGAGATGGCGGAGATCGACGCCGCCAAGGAGGTGGCGAAGGCTGCCGACGACGAGGGCGCCGCCCATGCGGATGACGATACCGATACTGACACTGATGGCGATGGCGGCAAGGTTTCCGGCGGGGCCGACGATACGGATGCCGGGGCCGGCGCCGGCACCGGCCCCGGCGCGGGTCCCGACCTGGACCTTGATCTCGGTGAGGCCGCTGAGGACAAGACCCGCCGCGGCGAAGATCGCGCCGACGACGCGGATGACGAAGACAAGGACGGGAGCTACCTCCTCTCCCCCTCCGTGAACTCCGGTGTCGACGAGCCCTTCGGGAGTTCGGACTCATCGACCGAACCGGACGCGCACGGGGACTCCCACGCCGCGGCGGATGCCGACTCGGACCCCCGCTCCATTTCCGACTCAGTCTCCGAATCCGAGTCCGAGTCCGAGGAACCTGCTGATGTCAGCGACGCCGTGGGCGGCGCGGACATCTCCGACGACGTCCAGGACCGCACCATCGAGCCGACCGACGCGGTCGACGAGCCGGCGGACTCCGTGCCCACAAATGAGCCGTCCGACGCGGTTCCCCCGCTGGACACTCCCGCGGCCCCGCCCGCGCCCGCGCTTCCGTGGACCCCGTCGCCCGCCGCTTCCGACTCCGGGCTGCCCCCGTTGCCGCCCGCCTTCCAGCCTGCCGCCCCGGCGCCCGCGCCGCAGTGGCCCGCCGAGCGGCCTTCGGCCTCTCAGTCGCAGTCGGTGTCGCAGTCCCAGCCGTCGCAGCACCAGTTGCCCCCGGCCGCCCCGTCCCAGTCCGGCCCTCCGGCCGAATCCCCCTGGGCCAGGCCGGCCACGCCCGCCACCCCGGCGACCCCCGCCGCGACGGCGCAGCAGAGTGGCTACGGTTTCCCGCAGCCGGGACAGCAGGGTCACCCGGCCGGGGCACCCGCCAACGCGGGTCCTAACGCCCCGTACGCGAAGAGCGGTTACGGCTTCCCGCAGACCGGCCAGCAAAGCCAGCCGGGGCAGCCGGGGCAGCCGGGGCACCAAGGCCCGCAGCAGGGCTACGGGTTCCCTCAGCCCGGACCGGCCGGCCAACCGGGGCAGCCTGGGCAGGCCGCCCAACCCGCCCCGTACGTACCCGTACAGCAGTCGCCACAGGCGCCCCACACTCCGCAGACGCCGCCCGCGCAACCGCAGCAGCCCCAGACGCCGAACCTGCCGGCTCCGGCGTCGCAGACGCCTAATCTGCCCGCCCAGCAGCAACAGCCGTACCAGCAACCGCAACACCCGCAGGGCGCCGCGCCCGACGGCGCGCAGGGCCCCGTACCCGGTGCCGCGCCGGGATCCGCGCCCGGCGCGCCGCCCATGGACCCGCGCTCCGGCGCGGGCTGGCCGACGGCGATGGCGCACGACCAGCGCGAACGTTCCATGCCGGGTGCGCCGCTCGGCTACACCGCCGCCGTCGAGCTGTCCTCGGACCGCCTCCTGCGCAACAACAAGCAGAAGGCCAAGAGCAGCCGCACCCCCTCCGCCGCCTCACGCTTCAGGATCGGCGCGAAAAAAGAGGAGGCGGAGCGGCAGCGCAAGCTCGAACTGATCCGTACGCCGGTGCTCTCCTGCTACCGCATCGCGGTCATCAGTCTCAAGGGCGGCGTCGGCAAGACGACCACCACCACCGCACTCGGGGCAACACTGGCGACGGAGCGGCAGGACAAGATCCTGGCGATCGACGCCAACCCCGACGCCGGCACGCTCGGCCGCCGCGTGCGCCGTGAGACCGGGGCGACCATCCGGGACCTGGTGCAGGCGATCCCGTATCTCAACTCGTACATGGACATCCGCCGGTTCACCTCGCAGGCGCCGTCCGGGCTGGAGATCATCGCCAACGACGTGGATCCGGCGGTCTCCACGACGTTCAACGACGAGGACTACCGGCGCGCGATCGAGGTGCTCGGCAAGCAGTACCCGATCATCCTCACCGACTCGGGCACCGGCCTCCTCTACAGCGCGATGCGTGGAGTGCTGGACCTGGCGGACCAGTTGATCATCATCTCGACCCCGTCGGTCGACGGTGCGAGCAGCGCGTCGACGACGCTGGACTGGCTGTCGGCCCACGGGTACGCGGAGTTGGTGCAGCGCTCGATCACCGTCATCTCCGGCGTGCGCGAGACAGGCAAGATGATCAAGGTCGATGACATCGTGCAGCATTTCCAGACGCGTTGCCGCGGTGTGGTCGTGGTGCCGTTCGACGAGCACCTGTCGGCGGGCGCTGAGGTCGACCTCGACATGATGCGGCCGAAGACCCGCGACGCGTACTTCAACCTGTCCGCGCTGATCGCCGAGGACTTCGCACGCGCCCAGCAACAGCAGGGGCTGTGGACGGCGGACGGCAACCCGCCGCCGCATCTCGCGCCGCCGATGCCGGGGCACCAGGGGCAGCCGCAGCACGGACAGCCGCAGGGGCAGTATCCGGGCCAGCCGGGACAGCCCGGCCAGCAGGTGCCGGGGCAGCCTCCGTACGGCCAACCACCGTACGGACAGCCGCAGATGCCGGGGCAGTACGGGCACGGCCAAGCTCCCGGACAGGCGCCGGGCGGTGCCCCGGGGCAGCCGCCGGCTCCGGGCCAGCAGCCCCACGGCGCCGGCCCCGGCCAGCAGTACCACCCGCAGCAGCCCTATCCGCAGCAGCAGGGCTGGCAGCAGTCACTGCCGTCCCAGGCGCAGTCGTCCGGCAGCCCGGCCGGGCTGCCGCCGGGCCAGTACCCCGGCCAGCAGCCGGGTCAGCCGGGTCAGCCGCACCAACCGGCACACCCGGGCCAGTCTGCGCAGCCAGGGCAGGCCGGGCAGCCGGAATTGCAGGGTCCGGTACCGCCCGCCGGCTGGCCGCAGCAGGAGCCTCCGCAGGCTCCGCCAGCGCCTCAACAGTAG
- a CDS encoding ABC transporter substrate-binding protein encodes MVTRIPPRTTRQPTRQRSRFRHFLASGAAATAMVAGSVIPLSPLLPAAPQAHAAPVTAPRAAPAAADGKKVLTVAVDQSIDSLSPFLAQTLVATSIFRLTNEFLTNYDPKDAHPIPGFATKWASSADKLTWTFTIRSDSKWSDGKPATAEDAAWTFNKMMTDPDAATANGNFTSNFKKVTAPDATKLVIELKKPQATMTALDVPIVPKHIWEKVDDFAKFNNDKKFPIVGNGPYVIEDFKVDQYIRLKPNKDFWRGAPKFDELVFRYYKDKDAAVAALQKGEVSFVSGLTPAQAAALGSADNIKVNNAPGRRFFALATNPGAKAKDGKSFGNGHKALLDQNVRKALFHAVDRKTIVDKVFQGNAVEGQGYIPPRFDSYFWQPSGSQTIDYDPAKAAALLDKAGYKKNSGGKRVGKDGKPLNFRILCHATDPNDKAVGKYLQEWWGELGIGLKVECLDNVSDPWLAGNYDLAFDGWSVNPDPDFVLSIHTCAALPATAEDTGATDNFICDKQFDELYAKQAVEYDAAKRTDLVKQMQSRLYDTGYMNVMAYPNAVEAYRTDQIKSITTMPEAAGNLWGQDGYWSWWSAVPADGSGEASSDSGSSTGTMVGIGAAVVVVVALGLFFAIRRRSTAEDRE; translated from the coding sequence ATGGTCACAAGGATTCCGCCGCGTACGACGCGGCAGCCCACCCGGCAACGCTCCCGATTCCGTCACTTCCTGGCCTCTGGTGCCGCTGCCACTGCGATGGTGGCCGGTTCTGTGATCCCGCTCAGTCCGCTGCTGCCCGCGGCGCCGCAGGCCCACGCGGCGCCGGTGACCGCGCCCCGGGCCGCCCCGGCGGCGGCGGACGGCAAGAAGGTCCTCACGGTCGCCGTGGACCAGAGCATCGACTCACTGAGCCCGTTCCTGGCGCAGACGCTCGTGGCGACGAGCATCTTCCGGCTGACGAACGAGTTCCTGACCAACTACGACCCCAAGGACGCCCACCCCATTCCGGGCTTCGCCACCAAGTGGGCATCGTCGGCGGACAAGTTGACGTGGACCTTCACCATCCGTTCCGACTCCAAGTGGTCCGACGGCAAGCCAGCCACCGCCGAGGACGCGGCATGGACCTTCAACAAGATGATGACGGACCCGGACGCCGCCACGGCGAACGGCAACTTCACCTCGAACTTCAAGAAGGTCACCGCACCCGATGCAACAAAGCTCGTCATCGAGCTCAAGAAGCCTCAGGCCACCATGACGGCGCTCGACGTGCCGATCGTGCCCAAGCACATCTGGGAAAAGGTCGACGACTTCGCCAAGTTCAACAACGACAAGAAGTTCCCGATCGTGGGCAACGGCCCCTACGTCATTGAGGACTTCAAGGTCGACCAGTACATCCGGCTGAAGCCGAACAAGGACTTCTGGCGCGGTGCCCCGAAGTTCGACGAGCTGGTCTTCAGGTACTACAAGGACAAGGACGCCGCGGTCGCCGCCCTCCAGAAGGGTGAGGTCTCGTTCGTCTCCGGTCTCACGCCGGCCCAGGCCGCCGCGCTGGGCAGCGCCGACAACATCAAGGTCAACAACGCCCCCGGACGGCGCTTCTTCGCCCTCGCGACCAACCCGGGCGCGAAGGCCAAGGACGGCAAGAGCTTCGGCAACGGCCACAAGGCACTGCTCGACCAGAACGTCCGTAAGGCGCTGTTCCACGCCGTCGACCGCAAGACAATCGTCGACAAGGTCTTCCAGGGCAACGCGGTGGAGGGGCAGGGCTACATCCCGCCGCGCTTCGACTCATACTTCTGGCAGCCCTCGGGCAGCCAGACGATCGACTACGACCCGGCGAAGGCCGCGGCACTCCTCGACAAGGCGGGCTACAAGAAGAACAGCGGCGGCAAGCGCGTCGGCAAGGACGGCAAGCCGCTGAACTTCCGCATCCTCTGCCACGCGACCGACCCGAACGACAAGGCCGTCGGCAAGTACCTCCAGGAGTGGTGGGGCGAGCTCGGGATCGGCCTCAAGGTCGAGTGTCTGGACAACGTCTCCGACCCGTGGCTCGCGGGCAACTACGACCTCGCGTTCGACGGTTGGTCGGTGAACCCGGACCCGGACTTCGTCCTCTCCATCCACACCTGCGCCGCCCTGCCCGCCACGGCCGAGGACACCGGTGCGACGGACAACTTCATCTGCGACAAGCAGTTCGACGAGCTGTACGCGAAGCAGGCGGTCGAGTACGACGCGGCCAAGCGCACCGACCTCGTGAAGCAGATGCAGTCCCGGCTCTACGACACCGGGTACATGAACGTCATGGCCTATCCGAACGCCGTCGAGGCGTACCGTACGGACCAGATCAAGTCCATCACGACCATGCCTGAGGCCGCGGGCAACCTCTGGGGCCAGGACGGTTACTGGAGCTGGTGGTCCGCCGTACCGGCCGACGGGAGCGGCGAGGCGAGCTCGGACAGCGGCTCGTCGACGGGCACGATGGTCGGGATCGGCGCGGCCGTGGTGGTCGTGGTGGCGCTCGGGCTCTTCTTCGCGATCCGGCGCCGCTCCACCGCCGAGGACCGTGAATAG
- a CDS encoding ABC transporter permease, with translation MSTASTPGVVRDAVDDLVKTGPSDGSRARATGYRTGYLLYVAGKLGGAAVSLFAILVTSFFLFRIIPGDPVKAMTHGKPTSVEQMATLRRQFGLDLPVWQQFTEYCAKALTGDLGTSYQFHAPVGELIAEKLPATLLLTGVAVLIYSTLGLWLGTRSAWRHGGLGDRINTGVALTLWSVPAFWLGLLLIIVFSVGIGPVPGMFPSGGMESGNETGFAHVLDVAHHMVLPVVTLVAVGYAQTLLVMRSSLLDEMGSDYLTTARAKGLRDDLVRRRHAVPNAMLPTVTMVFINLGHVAAGSILVETVFSWPGLGGLFYQALSVPDLPLVQGLFVVFAGAMILMNLLADLLYPLLDPRVGR, from the coding sequence ATGAGCACCGCAAGCACTCCCGGTGTGGTGCGGGATGCCGTCGACGACCTGGTGAAGACCGGGCCGTCCGACGGCTCCCGCGCCCGCGCCACGGGCTACAGGACCGGCTATCTGCTGTACGTGGCGGGCAAGTTGGGCGGCGCGGCCGTCTCGCTGTTCGCCATCCTCGTCACCAGCTTCTTCCTGTTCCGGATCATCCCCGGCGATCCGGTCAAGGCCATGACCCATGGCAAGCCGACGTCGGTGGAGCAGATGGCCACGCTGCGCAGGCAGTTCGGACTCGATCTGCCGGTGTGGCAGCAGTTCACGGAGTACTGCGCGAAGGCGCTGACGGGGGATCTGGGGACGTCGTACCAGTTCCACGCCCCCGTCGGCGAGCTGATCGCCGAGAAGCTGCCCGCGACGCTGCTGCTGACGGGCGTCGCGGTGCTTATCTACTCGACGCTCGGGCTGTGGCTCGGTACGCGCTCCGCGTGGCGCCACGGCGGCCTCGGTGACCGGATCAACACCGGTGTCGCGCTGACGCTGTGGTCCGTGCCGGCGTTCTGGCTGGGGTTGCTGCTGATCATCGTGTTCTCGGTGGGCATCGGACCGGTTCCCGGGATGTTCCCCAGCGGCGGGATGGAGTCGGGCAACGAGACCGGCTTCGCGCATGTCCTCGACGTGGCGCACCACATGGTGCTGCCGGTGGTGACGCTGGTGGCGGTCGGCTACGCGCAGACGCTGCTGGTGATGCGGTCGTCGCTGCTGGACGAGATGGGCAGCGACTATCTGACGACGGCGCGGGCGAAGGGGCTGCGGGACGATCTCGTACGTCGCAGGCATGCCGTGCCGAACGCGATGCTGCCGACCGTCACGATGGTTTTCATCAACTTGGGCCACGTAGCCGCCGGTTCGATCCTCGTCGAGACCGTTTTCTCGTGGCCGGGCCTCGGCGGGCTCTTCTACCAGGCGCTGAGCGTGCCTGATCTGCCCCTCGTGCAGGGGCTGTTCGTGGTCTTCGCGGGAGCGATGATCCTGATGAACCTCCTGGCCGACCTGCTCTATCCGCTGCTCGATCCCCGGGTGGGCCGATGA
- a CDS encoding ABC transporter permease, which yields MTIDKTPPNPPESEDSAEPSGLSESSAETGRPPTSGTPEEVAGKAEAPSASSLAWARRRASVSRFWRQYRTHRAGLIGLAGLAVIALIALTSPLFIGDVQSVTDAPGTALESPSGEFPLGTDQFGRSLLGLLIWGARISLVVGLLAAALSVAIGTLVGIVAGHFGGWFATVVMRITDWFLVMPALVLAIVLATVMSRSIWTVILAIGVTSWPTTARLVRAQTIAIESRPYIERARALGGGHGHVMTRHVLPNVMPLVLAQTTLGISTAILTEATLAFLGLGDPSVVSWGGMLQDAREAGAVSSGHWWYLAPPGIAIAVVALAFTLCGRAIEAVLNPKLGVSR from the coding sequence ATGACCATCGACAAGACGCCGCCGAATCCGCCGGAATCCGAGGACTCGGCGGAGCCCTCGGGGCTCTCGGAGTCCTCGGCGGAGACAGGGCGGCCGCCGACGTCGGGCACGCCCGAGGAGGTGGCGGGGAAGGCCGAAGCCCCGTCCGCCTCGTCGCTCGCGTGGGCGCGGCGCCGCGCCTCCGTGTCGCGCTTCTGGCGCCAGTACCGTACGCACCGCGCCGGCCTCATCGGTCTCGCCGGCCTCGCGGTCATCGCCCTGATCGCGCTGACGTCGCCGCTGTTCATCGGCGACGTACAGAGCGTCACCGACGCGCCGGGGACAGCGCTGGAGAGCCCGAGCGGTGAATTCCCGCTCGGTACGGACCAGTTCGGCCGGTCGCTCCTCGGCCTGCTGATCTGGGGCGCGCGTATCTCCCTGGTCGTCGGGCTGCTCGCCGCCGCGCTGTCGGTGGCGATCGGCACCCTCGTCGGCATTGTCGCCGGGCACTTCGGCGGCTGGTTCGCGACGGTGGTCATGCGGATCACCGACTGGTTCCTGGTGATGCCCGCGCTGGTGCTTGCGATCGTGCTGGCGACGGTGATGTCGCGCAGCATCTGGACGGTCATCCTGGCGATCGGGGTGACCTCGTGGCCGACAACGGCGCGCCTGGTCCGGGCGCAGACCATCGCCATCGAGTCGCGCCCGTACATCGAACGGGCGCGGGCTCTGGGCGGCGGGCACGGCCACGTCATGACGCGCCACGTACTGCCCAACGTCATGCCGCTGGTCCTCGCCCAGACCACGCTCGGAATCTCCACCGCGATCCTGACCGAGGCCACGCTCGCTTTCCTCGGGCTCGGCGATCCGTCGGTCGTCTCCTGGGGCGGCATGCTCCAGGACGCCCGGGAGGCGGGCGCCGTCTCGTCGGGACACTGGTGGTATCTGGCGCCTCCCGGCATCGCGATCGCGGTCGTCGCGCTCGCCTTCACGCTCTGCGGCCGTGCGATCGAGGCCGTGCTCAACCCGAAGCTTGGGGTGTCACGTTGA